A window from Methylococcus mesophilus encodes these proteins:
- the zapD gene encoding cell division protein ZapD: protein MKNQIVYEFPLNERMRLFLRLEQLFRQARHFAQGGSVWDCRAVVATLNEIVALLSRNDIKSEMLKELDRLGGALGKMQGNQHIDQEALSSVLGQLDSAGQRIYGHSGRIGFQVMENELFKSVAQRTAIPGGTCSFDLPGYHFWLERDAERRRNEATEWLDSFRSVQEGIGLILGLLRDSAAGIWETAHGGFFQKNLDHAAAVQLLRVAVPIELPYFAEISGGKHRFTVRFLTGLPNERPVQCSENVPFQLTACLL from the coding sequence TTGAAGAATCAAATCGTTTATGAGTTTCCGTTAAACGAACGGATGCGCTTGTTTCTGCGCCTGGAGCAATTGTTCCGTCAAGCCAGGCATTTCGCCCAGGGCGGTTCGGTCTGGGATTGCCGCGCGGTCGTGGCGACCCTGAACGAGATCGTCGCCCTGCTCAGCCGGAACGACATCAAGTCGGAAATGCTCAAGGAGCTCGACCGGCTCGGCGGGGCATTGGGCAAGATGCAGGGCAACCAGCACATCGACCAGGAGGCGTTGAGCTCGGTGCTCGGCCAGCTCGATTCCGCCGGCCAGCGCATCTACGGCCACAGCGGACGGATCGGCTTTCAGGTGATGGAGAACGAGCTGTTCAAATCGGTCGCGCAGCGGACGGCGATTCCGGGCGGCACCTGTTCGTTCGATTTGCCAGGCTACCATTTTTGGCTGGAGCGGGATGCCGAGCGGCGGAGGAACGAGGCCACCGAATGGCTGGACAGCTTCCGTTCCGTGCAGGAGGGGATAGGACTCATTCTCGGTCTGCTCCGTGACAGTGCCGCAGGCATCTGGGAAACCGCCCATGGCGGATTCTTCCAGAAGAATCTGGACCATGCCGCGGCAGTCCAACTGCTTCGCGTCGCGGTGCCGATCGAGCTGCCTTATTTCGCGGAAATCAGCGGCGGCAAGCACCGCTTCACGGTCCGCTTCCTGACCGGCCTTCCGAACGAGCGTCCCGTGCAGTGCAGCGAGAACGTGCCTTTCCAGTTGACCGCCTGCCTGCTCTGA
- a CDS encoding histidinol-phosphatase, producing the protein MTLAIFDLDNTLLAGDSDYLWGRFLVDRGIVDPEAYEAANARFYEAYKNGTLDIGEFLAFALRPLAENEPEQLFRWRESFVEEKILPIVQTPARDLVERHRSAGHTLLVITATNRFVTEPIVRLYGIDNLIATEPEFREGRYTGQVEGIPSFHEGKVHRLSAWLGDNEGYDLADTWFYSDSHNDIPLLSRVAHPVAVDPDPTLRRTAEERGWPVISLRAA; encoded by the coding sequence GTGACTCTGGCAATATTCGACCTCGACAATACGTTGCTTGCCGGCGACAGCGACTACCTGTGGGGCCGCTTCCTGGTGGACAGGGGCATCGTCGATCCAGAGGCCTACGAAGCGGCCAATGCCCGATTCTACGAAGCATACAAAAACGGCACGCTGGATATCGGCGAATTCCTGGCGTTCGCTCTGCGCCCGTTGGCGGAAAACGAACCCGAGCAACTGTTTCGCTGGCGCGAGTCGTTCGTCGAAGAAAAAATCCTGCCGATCGTGCAGACCCCAGCCCGGGATCTGGTCGAACGGCACCGGTCGGCGGGCCACACGCTGCTGGTCATCACTGCCACCAACCGCTTCGTGACCGAGCCCATCGTGCGGCTCTACGGCATCGACAACCTCATCGCCACCGAGCCCGAGTTCCGCGAAGGCCGCTATACCGGGCAGGTCGAGGGTATTCCATCGTTCCACGAAGGCAAGGTTCACCGGCTGTCGGCATGGCTGGGGGACAACGAGGGCTACGATCTGGCCGACACGTGGTTCTACAGCGATTCGCACAACGACATTCCCTTGCTCTCGCGGGTGGCCCATCCGGTGGCGGTGGACCCCGACCCCACCCTGCGCCGCACGGCCGAGGAGCGGGGCTGGCCGGTCATCAGCCTGCGAGCCGCCTGA
- a CDS encoding type II secretion system F family protein, protein MASQETVLFVWEGLDRNGSRTKGEVSARSEITARAELRRQGIRVVKIKRKPKPLFGGPRKRITPKHIAVFSRQLATMLSAGVPLVQAFEIVGRGHDNPAMQDLLLGIKADVESGTTLADALSKHPVHFDELFCNLVRAGEQAGVLETLLHKVADYKEKTESLKGKIKKALTYPIAVIVVAVIVTSILLIFVVPTFEDLFKSFGADLPAFTQLVIDLSRWLRDWWYVAFGSLGVAATAFVKARQRSPAFNHLLDRLALGVPVVGAILHKAAVARFARTLSTMSAAGVPLVEALQSVAGATGNIIYGEAVMRMREDVSIGQQLQMSMRQANLFPNMVMQMVAIGEESGSLDSMLSKVADFYEEEVDNAVDSLSSLLEPLIMVVLGVLVGGLVIAMYLPIFKLGSVV, encoded by the coding sequence GTGGCGAGCCAGGAAACCGTATTGTTCGTCTGGGAGGGCCTGGACAGGAACGGCAGCCGGACCAAGGGCGAAGTCAGCGCCCGGTCGGAGATCACCGCGCGCGCGGAGCTGAGACGGCAGGGCATCCGCGTCGTCAAGATCAAAAGGAAGCCCAAGCCGCTGTTCGGCGGTCCGCGCAAGAGGATCACGCCGAAGCACATCGCGGTGTTCAGCCGCCAACTCGCGACCATGCTGTCGGCCGGGGTGCCCCTGGTGCAGGCTTTCGAAATCGTGGGCCGCGGCCACGACAATCCGGCCATGCAGGATCTCCTCCTGGGGATCAAGGCAGACGTCGAGAGCGGCACGACCCTGGCGGATGCGCTGTCGAAGCACCCGGTCCATTTCGACGAGCTGTTCTGCAACTTGGTCAGGGCCGGCGAACAGGCCGGTGTGCTGGAAACCCTGCTGCACAAGGTGGCCGATTACAAGGAAAAAACCGAGTCCCTCAAGGGCAAGATCAAGAAGGCTTTGACCTATCCGATCGCGGTGATCGTCGTTGCGGTGATCGTGACTTCCATCCTGCTGATTTTCGTGGTGCCGACCTTCGAGGACCTGTTCAAGAGCTTCGGTGCCGACCTGCCCGCCTTCACCCAACTGGTGATCGATCTTTCGCGCTGGCTGCGTGACTGGTGGTACGTGGCCTTCGGCTCGCTGGGCGTCGCGGCGACGGCGTTCGTGAAGGCCCGGCAACGTTCGCCGGCGTTCAATCATCTGCTGGACCGGCTGGCCCTGGGAGTGCCGGTTGTCGGCGCCATTCTGCACAAGGCCGCCGTCGCCCGCTTCGCCAGGACCTTGTCCACCATGTCCGCGGCAGGCGTACCCTTGGTCGAGGCGCTGCAGTCGGTGGCGGGCGCGACCGGAAACATCATTTACGGCGAGGCGGTCATGCGTATGCGCGAAGACGTATCCATCGGCCAGCAGCTCCAGATGTCGATGCGCCAGGCCAACCTGTTCCCCAACATGGTGATGCAGATGGTGGCGATCGGCGAGGAATCGGGGTCGCTCGACAGCATGCTGTCGAAAGTCGCCGATTTCTACGAGGAAGAAGTGGACAATGCCGTGGACTCGCTGAGCAGCCTGCTCGAGCCTTTGATCATGGTGGTTCTGGGTGTGCTGGTCGGGGGGCTCGTGATCGCCATGTATCTGCCGATTTTCAAACTGGGTTCCGTCGTCTGA
- the yacG gene encoding DNA gyrase inhibitor YacG has product MSRVYTVVRCPQCGKPVPWTETQKFKPFCSERCKLIDLGGWANEDYAIPGESVDTEESSEYRNGEEDPSAG; this is encoded by the coding sequence ATGTCGCGCGTTTACACCGTCGTGCGTTGCCCCCAATGCGGCAAGCCGGTGCCCTGGACCGAAACGCAGAAATTCAAGCCGTTTTGCAGCGAACGTTGTAAGCTGATTGATCTGGGCGGCTGGGCCAACGAGGACTACGCCATTCCCGGAGAGTCGGTCGACACCGAGGAGTCGTCCGAATATCGGAACGGCGAGGAAGATCCCTCCGCCGGCTGA
- the pilB gene encoding type IV-A pilus assembly ATPase PilB, producing MAAVSGVQQLSGLAKSLVKAQLLSETDAQAYFEDARRKKTPFVSYLVSNKILDGLQIAQVAHQEFGLPLLDLDAVVFDIPPTQWVSEKLIRRHHILPLLRRGNHLFVAASDPTNFLGLDEITFQTRLVTDCILVEENKLSRCIEAVLDAADTSLKQLLEEDLDSLQITAGDDEGSHAEPEVSGIDDAPIVRFVNRLLLDAVRKGASDIHIEPYEKFLRIRFRHDGILHEVANPPAALGIKICARIKVMSRMDIAEHRIPQDGRIKMTLSRSRAIDFRVNTCPTLFGEKIVLRILDPGSAQIGVEMLGFEPEQRDNFLRALEKPYGMILVTGPTGSGKTVTLYTGLNLLNRVEANISTVEDPVEITVPGINQVNVNYKTGLTFAEALRAFLRQDPDIIMVGEIRDLETAEIAVKAAQTGHLVLSTLHTNDAPQTLNRLMQMGIPAFNIASSVLLIMAQRLARRLCPHCKREEKVPPEVLLASGFREEDIGNFTLYGPVGCEQCVKGYRGRVGIYQVMPISEEINRIILEGGNVMALTEQAHAEGIADLRESGLKKVRAGVTSLEEIDRVTRD from the coding sequence ATGGCCGCGGTTTCCGGCGTCCAGCAACTGAGCGGCTTGGCGAAAAGCCTGGTCAAGGCCCAGCTGCTTTCGGAGACGGATGCCCAGGCTTACTTCGAGGATGCGCGCCGGAAGAAGACCCCTTTCGTCAGCTATCTCGTCTCCAACAAGATCCTCGACGGTCTCCAGATCGCCCAGGTCGCCCATCAGGAGTTCGGGCTGCCGCTGCTCGACCTGGACGCGGTCGTCTTCGACATTCCCCCGACCCAGTGGGTCAGCGAGAAGCTGATTCGCCGCCATCACATCCTGCCCCTGCTGCGGCGGGGCAACCATCTCTTCGTCGCGGCCTCGGATCCGACCAATTTTCTGGGTCTGGACGAAATCACCTTCCAGACCCGTCTCGTCACCGATTGCATCCTGGTCGAGGAGAACAAGCTTTCGCGCTGCATCGAAGCGGTCCTGGACGCGGCCGACACCAGCCTGAAGCAACTGCTCGAAGAGGACCTGGACAGTCTCCAGATCACTGCCGGGGACGACGAAGGCTCGCACGCCGAACCGGAAGTTTCCGGCATCGACGATGCGCCGATCGTGCGTTTCGTCAACCGGCTCTTGCTGGACGCGGTGCGAAAAGGGGCGTCGGACATCCATATCGAGCCCTACGAAAAATTCCTGCGCATCCGGTTTCGGCACGACGGCATCCTGCACGAGGTCGCGAATCCTCCGGCGGCGCTGGGGATCAAGATATGCGCCCGCATCAAGGTGATGTCGCGCATGGACATCGCGGAACACCGGATTCCCCAGGACGGCCGCATCAAGATGACGCTGTCGCGCTCCCGCGCCATCGATTTCCGCGTCAATACCTGCCCGACGTTGTTCGGGGAAAAGATCGTGTTGCGTATCCTCGATCCCGGTTCGGCCCAGATTGGCGTCGAGATGCTCGGATTCGAGCCGGAGCAGCGGGACAATTTCCTCCGCGCCCTGGAAAAGCCCTATGGCATGATTCTCGTCACTGGGCCCACCGGCAGCGGCAAGACCGTCACTCTCTACACCGGCCTGAACCTGCTCAATCGCGTCGAAGCCAACATCTCTACCGTGGAGGACCCGGTCGAAATCACGGTGCCCGGTATCAACCAGGTCAACGTCAACTACAAGACCGGCCTCACGTTCGCCGAGGCGCTGCGCGCGTTTCTGCGCCAGGATCCCGACATCATCATGGTCGGCGAGATCCGCGACCTGGAGACCGCCGAGATCGCCGTCAAGGCGGCCCAGACCGGCCATCTGGTACTTTCGACCCTGCACACCAACGATGCCCCTCAGACCTTGAACCGTCTGATGCAGATGGGGATCCCGGCGTTCAACATCGCCTCCTCCGTGCTCCTGATCATGGCGCAAAGGCTGGCCCGCAGGCTTTGTCCACATTGCAAACGGGAGGAGAAGGTTCCGCCCGAGGTTCTGCTCGCGTCCGGCTTCCGGGAGGAAGACATCGGCAATTTCACGCTCTACGGACCGGTGGGCTGCGAGCAGTGCGTGAAGGGCTACAGGGGGCGGGTCGGCATCTACCAGGTCATGCCGATTTCGGAGGAAATCAACCGCATCATCCTGGAGGGTGGGAACGTGATGGCCCTGACCGAGCAGGCGCACGCGGAGGGCATCGCGGATTTGAGGGAGTCCGGCTTGAAGAAGGTGAGGGCGGGTGTCACCAGCCTCGAGGAAATCGACCGTGTGACGAGAGACTGA
- the argA gene encoding amino-acid N-acetyltransferase, producing MNPGIAPQTFVRWFRGAAPYIHAHRNRTFVVSFGGEALTDGRFAELVHDFALLHSLGIKLVLVHGTRPQVERRLRSRGAELRYHQGLRITDAAALECVQEAAGAVRVEIEALLSMGAANSPMAGARIRVASGNFVVAKPLGVREGVDFGYTGDVRRVDAGAMRRLLDEGSVVLVSPLGYSPTGEIFNLSAEEVATAVAGAMGADKLLLLMEQACADPDGRMIHQITVQEAERLLERAGSLESGVAAHLAAAIKACRSGVARAHLLDRHIDGALLLELFTRDGVGTLVSANPFEELRPARINDVVGILDLIQPLEQTGALVNRSRERLETEIEDYVVIERDGLIVGCAALHEFPAEALGEFACLALHPDYRGESRGERLLEFVEQRARKLGLARLFALTTQAMQWFRERGFEPASPADLPAQRRASYSPERNSQVLIKTIRPAEIPRKS from the coding sequence ATGAATCCAGGCATCGCCCCCCAAACCTTCGTACGCTGGTTCCGCGGCGCCGCACCGTACATCCATGCGCACCGGAACCGCACCTTCGTCGTCAGTTTCGGCGGCGAAGCCCTTACCGACGGGCGCTTCGCCGAGCTGGTCCATGACTTCGCGCTGCTCCACAGCTTAGGGATCAAGCTGGTGCTGGTGCACGGCACCCGCCCTCAGGTCGAGCGGCGCCTGCGCAGCCGCGGTGCAGAACTGCGCTACCACCAGGGTCTGCGGATCACGGACGCGGCCGCGCTGGAATGCGTGCAGGAGGCCGCCGGCGCCGTGCGGGTCGAGATCGAGGCCCTGCTGTCGATGGGCGCTGCCAATTCACCCATGGCCGGAGCGCGGATCCGAGTCGCCTCGGGCAATTTCGTGGTCGCCAAGCCCTTAGGCGTACGCGAAGGCGTGGATTTCGGCTATACCGGCGACGTGCGCCGCGTCGACGCCGGCGCGATGCGCCGGCTGCTGGATGAAGGCAGCGTCGTTCTGGTCTCCCCGCTCGGCTATTCGCCCACCGGGGAAATTTTCAACCTCAGCGCCGAGGAGGTGGCGACTGCCGTAGCCGGCGCCATGGGGGCCGACAAGCTGCTGTTGCTGATGGAACAGGCCTGCGCCGATCCGGATGGCCGGATGATCCACCAGATCACGGTGCAGGAGGCCGAGCGCCTGCTGGAACGGGCCGGCTCGCTGGAGTCGGGTGTGGCCGCGCATCTGGCAGCCGCCATCAAGGCCTGCCGCTCCGGCGTGGCCCGCGCCCATCTGCTCGATCGCCACATCGATGGCGCCCTGCTGCTGGAACTGTTCACCCGCGACGGCGTCGGCACCCTCGTCAGCGCCAATCCGTTCGAAGAGTTGCGCCCGGCGCGCATCAACGACGTGGTCGGCATCCTGGACCTGATCCAGCCGCTCGAACAAACCGGCGCCCTGGTGAACCGCTCCCGCGAACGCCTGGAAACCGAAATCGAGGATTATGTCGTCATCGAGCGCGACGGCCTGATCGTGGGCTGCGCCGCCCTGCACGAGTTTCCGGCCGAGGCCTTGGGCGAATTCGCCTGTCTCGCCCTGCACCCAGACTACCGCGGCGAGAGCCGCGGCGAAAGGCTGCTGGAATTCGTCGAGCAGCGCGCGCGCAAGCTCGGCCTGGCACGGCTCTTCGCGCTGACCACCCAGGCGATGCAGTGGTTCCGCGAACGCGGCTTCGAACCCGCCTCGCCCGCGGACCTGCCCGCGCAGCGGCGTGCGAGCTACAGCCCAGAACGCAACTCCCAGGTGCTGATCAAGACGATCAGGCCAGCCGAAATTCCCAGGAAAAGCTGA
- a CDS encoding prepilin peptidase, whose translation MTDFILFPEGLALIALCGLFGLIIGSFLNVVIHRVPLMMERTWRRECREFLEPGVEHPSGEPEYNLWRPGSQCPHCQAPIRFWQNVPLLSYLWLRGRCAACGTAISWRYPLVEMLTGVLFATVAWHFGASWQALAASGLTAGLIGLAFIDLDHLVLPDNITLPILWLGLLLNAQGLFCTLETALYGAVAGYLLLWTVHRGFLLLTGREGMGFGDFKLLAMLGAWLGWPMLPVIILFSSISGAVIGSIALAVGGKDRDTPIPFGPFLAAGGWIALLWGNALNDVYWRWASVGG comes from the coding sequence TTGACTGACTTTATTTTGTTTCCGGAGGGGCTGGCGTTGATCGCGCTCTGCGGCCTGTTCGGACTGATCATCGGCAGTTTTCTCAACGTGGTCATCCATCGCGTGCCGCTGATGATGGAACGGACCTGGCGCAGGGAGTGCCGGGAATTTCTCGAGCCCGGTGTTGAGCACCCTTCCGGTGAGCCCGAATACAATCTGTGGAGGCCGGGATCGCAGTGTCCGCATTGCCAGGCGCCGATCCGGTTCTGGCAGAATGTCCCGCTGCTCAGCTATCTCTGGCTTCGCGGCCGTTGTGCCGCCTGCGGCACGGCAATTTCCTGGCGTTATCCTCTGGTCGAGATGCTCACGGGGGTGCTGTTCGCCACGGTGGCCTGGCATTTCGGCGCGTCCTGGCAAGCTCTGGCCGCGTCCGGCCTGACGGCGGGCCTGATCGGACTGGCCTTCATCGATCTCGATCACCTAGTGCTCCCGGACAACATCACGCTTCCTATACTTTGGCTGGGGCTGCTGCTGAACGCCCAAGGTCTCTTCTGTACCTTGGAGACGGCGCTGTACGGCGCCGTTGCCGGCTATCTCCTGCTGTGGACGGTGCATCGCGGTTTTCTGCTGCTGACCGGACGCGAGGGCATGGGCTTCGGCGACTTCAAGCTGCTCGCGATGCTGGGAGCCTGGTTGGGCTGGCCGATGCTGCCGGTGATCATCCTGTTCTCATCGATCTCCGGGGCGGTGATCGGTTCGATTGCGCTGGCGGTGGGCGGAAAGGATAGGGATACCCCGATCCCCTTCGGGCCGTTTCTGGCGGCTGGCGGCTGGATCGCCCTGCTGTGGGGAAACGCACTCAACGATGTCTACTGGCGCTGGGCCAGTGTCGGAGGCTAG
- the cysG gene encoding siroheme synthase CysG, producing the protein MDYLPIFLKLCGAPCLVVGGGEVAGRKLGLLLEAGAAVTVIAPAADAAIVEMAEGGRIRLRAKTFEAADSEGFRLVIAATDDREVNADVAAAARGRGIPVNVVDCPDLCDFIFPAIIDRSPVVIAVSTGGASPVLARQLRTRIEACIPSRFGTLARIAGGLRDHIKRAIPDARTRRHFWEQALQGPVAELALQGRAEEAEMLLLEEAEASAKQGGPSPGSVALVGAGPGDPDLLTLRALRLIQEADVVVYDRLVSPEILALVRRDSRRIYAGKERSRHSIPQDSINELLANLAAEGNCVVRLKGGDPFIFGRGGEEIETLMARGIPFQVVPGITAAAGCAAYAGIPLTHRDHAHACVFVAGHLKDGTLQGLDWPHLARPHQTVVVYMGLQGLPQICAELIRHGAPPSRPAALVQQGTTRDQQVAVATLETLPARISDSEVKAPTLVIIGDVVELREKLAWYRNRKE; encoded by the coding sequence ATGGATTACCTGCCGATTTTCCTCAAGCTTTGCGGCGCCCCCTGCCTAGTGGTGGGAGGCGGGGAGGTCGCCGGTCGCAAACTCGGCCTGTTGCTCGAAGCTGGCGCAGCGGTCACCGTGATCGCCCCGGCGGCCGACGCAGCCATCGTCGAAATGGCCGAAGGCGGCCGCATCCGGCTGCGCGCGAAAACCTTCGAGGCGGCCGACAGCGAAGGTTTTCGGCTGGTCATCGCGGCGACCGACGATCGCGAGGTCAACGCTGATGTCGCAGCCGCCGCGCGGGGGCGCGGCATCCCGGTCAACGTAGTCGATTGCCCCGACCTGTGCGACTTCATCTTCCCTGCCATCATCGACCGCTCCCCGGTGGTGATCGCGGTATCCACCGGAGGCGCCTCACCCGTCCTGGCCCGGCAGCTTCGGACCCGCATCGAGGCTTGTATTCCGTCCCGTTTCGGGACTCTGGCCCGGATCGCCGGCGGACTGCGCGACCATATCAAGCGAGCTATCCCCGACGCCCGCACGCGCCGGCATTTCTGGGAGCAGGCGCTGCAAGGCCCGGTCGCGGAACTGGCGCTGCAGGGACGCGCGGAAGAAGCCGAGATGCTGCTGCTCGAGGAAGCCGAAGCCTCCGCGAAACAAGGCGGGCCTTCGCCGGGGTCGGTCGCGCTGGTCGGCGCAGGCCCCGGCGATCCGGATCTTTTGACCCTGCGCGCCTTGCGGCTGATCCAGGAGGCGGACGTCGTGGTCTACGACCGTCTGGTTTCGCCAGAGATATTGGCGCTGGTGCGCCGCGACTCGCGGCGCATCTATGCGGGCAAGGAGCGCAGCCGCCATAGCATTCCCCAGGACAGCATCAACGAGCTGCTGGCAAATCTGGCCGCCGAAGGCAACTGCGTGGTCCGCCTCAAGGGTGGCGATCCGTTCATTTTCGGCCGGGGCGGCGAAGAGATCGAAACCCTGATGGCGCGCGGCATTCCATTCCAGGTCGTCCCCGGAATCACGGCGGCGGCAGGATGCGCCGCCTATGCCGGCATTCCCCTCACCCACCGCGACCATGCCCATGCCTGCGTGTTCGTCGCCGGCCACCTGAAGGATGGAACCCTGCAGGGCCTCGACTGGCCCCACCTCGCCCGGCCCCATCAGACCGTTGTGGTCTACATGGGCCTGCAGGGACTACCGCAAATCTGTGCCGAGCTGATCCGCCACGGCGCGCCGCCGTCCCGCCCGGCCGCGCTGGTCCAGCAGGGCACCACCCGCGACCAGCAGGTAGCGGTCGCCACGCTGGAAACGCTCCCTGCCAGGATCTCGGACTCGGAGGTCAAGGCGCCCACTCTCGTCATCATCGGAGACGTGGTGGAATTGCGGGAAAAACTCGCCTGGTACCGCAACCGGAAAGAATGA
- a CDS encoding sulfurtransferase TusA family protein — protein sequence MITIDQELDTSGLMCPLPLLRLKKTLQLMGSGQTVRVRATDPASVLDFGVYLEQAGHDLVEYAEETGAHLFLIRKG from the coding sequence ATGATCACCATAGACCAGGAGCTGGATACCAGTGGGCTGATGTGTCCGCTGCCGCTGCTGCGCCTGAAAAAAACCCTGCAGCTCATGGGCAGTGGCCAGACTGTGCGGGTGCGGGCGACCGATCCCGCGTCAGTCCTCGATTTCGGAGTCTACCTCGAACAGGCGGGACACGATCTCGTCGAATATGCCGAAGAAACCGGCGCGCACCTCTTCCTGATCCGGAAAGGCTGA
- a CDS encoding RNA pyrophosphohydrolase: MIDAEGYRLNVGIILSNDEGRVFWARRAGMRSWQFPQGGIKVDEDPDAAMFRELYEEVGLERQYVEIIARTKGWLRYQLPERFIRRRSYPLCIGQKQIWYILRLTGAEANIRLDCSERPEFDRWCWVDYWHPLSDVVYFKREVYRQALGELQRALQAGAQALSDPGGGGVSTATRQIPVATDPSGPSSSQR; encoded by the coding sequence ATGATCGATGCCGAGGGCTATCGCCTGAATGTCGGCATCATCCTCAGCAACGACGAGGGCCGGGTGTTCTGGGCGCGCCGGGCGGGCATGCGTTCATGGCAGTTTCCTCAGGGCGGCATCAAGGTCGATGAAGACCCGGATGCCGCGATGTTCCGGGAACTCTACGAAGAGGTTGGGCTGGAACGCCAATACGTCGAGATTATCGCTCGCACCAAGGGCTGGCTGCGCTACCAGCTTCCGGAACGCTTCATCCGCCGTCGCTCCTATCCTCTGTGCATCGGCCAGAAGCAGATATGGTATATCCTGCGCCTCACCGGTGCCGAAGCCAACATCCGGTTGGACTGTTCCGAGCGCCCGGAGTTCGACCGCTGGTGCTGGGTCGATTACTGGCATCCCTTGAGCGACGTCGTCTACTTCAAACGGGAAGTCTACCGTCAGGCCTTGGGCGAACTGCAGCGTGCATTGCAGGCGGGCGCTCAGGCGCTGTCCGACCCCGGTGGGGGGGGCGTCAGCACTGCGACGCGGCAGATTCCTGTTGCGACGGACCCTTCCGGCCCCAGTTCGAGCCAGCGGTAG
- the cpdA gene encoding 3',5'-cyclic-AMP phosphodiesterase — MPDSGTLRLLHITDSHILPDPEARFYGADSAATLRAVIDHANRDRFDLILFTGDLTQDPVPQSYRRLAELCAGLRAPCYWLPGNHDEPALARRILDETPLLNEPVIRKGPWLIVCLDSTVPDSAGGSLSEEQLALLERTLSRHPSLHTLIALHHHPVPSGSAWMDTMILDNAGEFFAVLGRHPQVKTILHGHTHQVSDFEIEGKRVFGTPSTCIQFRPASRTFALDEEQPGYRWLELGPEGSVATGICRVAVLTPPPPGSDSA, encoded by the coding sequence ATGCCGGATTCAGGAACGCTGCGCCTCCTCCACATCACCGACTCGCACATCCTGCCCGACCCGGAAGCGCGGTTTTACGGTGCCGACAGTGCGGCCACGCTGCGCGCGGTCATCGATCATGCGAACCGGGACCGCTTCGACCTGATCCTGTTCACCGGCGACCTGACGCAGGACCCGGTGCCGCAAAGCTACCGGAGGCTTGCCGAGCTTTGCGCCGGACTGCGGGCGCCTTGCTACTGGCTACCCGGAAATCACGACGAACCCGCGCTCGCGCGGCGGATTCTGGACGAAACGCCGCTGCTGAACGAACCCGTGATCCGGAAGGGCCCCTGGCTGATCGTCTGCCTGGACAGCACCGTGCCCGACTCGGCTGGCGGCTCCTTGTCGGAAGAACAGCTCGCCCTGCTTGAGCGGACGCTGAGCCGCCATCCGTCGCTTCATACCCTGATCGCCCTGCACCACCATCCCGTCCCCAGCGGGAGCGCCTGGATGGATACGATGATCCTGGACAATGCCGGTGAATTTTTCGCCGTGCTGGGCCGGCACCCGCAGGTAAAGACCATCCTGCACGGCCATACCCACCAGGTTTCGGACTTCGAAATCGAAGGAAAGCGGGTATTCGGCACACCGTCCACCTGCATCCAGTTCAGGCCTGCCAGCCGGACCTTCGCGCTGGATGAGGAGCAGCCGGGCTACCGCTGGCTCGAACTGGGGCCGGAAGGGTCCGTCGCAACAGGAATCTGCCGCGTCGCAGTGCTGACGCCCCCCCCACCGGGGTCGGACAGCGCCTGA
- the coaE gene encoding dephospho-CoA kinase (Dephospho-CoA kinase (CoaE) performs the final step in coenzyme A biosynthesis.) encodes MLVVGLTGGIGAGKSTVARMFAARGLEVFDADAVAHRLLEPGQPALKGVVRAFGSDILGADGRLDRATLRRRVFAEPKSRRRLEGIVHPLVYAELARLVLGATGSYCLLCVPLLLETGRRRFVDRLLVVDCPETVQIERVVRRSGLQPEEVRAIMAAQVSRSERLAAADDVIVNAADPASLEAEVDVLHRRYSLLAAA; translated from the coding sequence ATGCTTGTGGTCGGTTTGACGGGCGGCATCGGTGCCGGCAAATCCACGGTTGCCCGCATGTTCGCGGCGCGCGGCCTCGAGGTGTTCGACGCGGACGCAGTGGCGCACCGGCTGCTGGAGCCGGGGCAGCCGGCTCTGAAGGGCGTCGTCCGGGCATTCGGCAGCGACATCCTCGGTGCGGACGGCAGACTCGACCGGGCGACGCTGAGGCGCCGCGTCTTCGCCGAACCGAAGTCCCGCAGGCGCCTGGAGGGGATCGTGCATCCCCTGGTCTATGCCGAACTCGCGCGTCTGGTGCTGGGGGCGACAGGCAGCTACTGCCTGTTGTGTGTTCCCCTGCTGTTGGAGACAGGTCGGCGCCGGTTCGTGGACCGCCTGCTGGTCGTGGATTGCCCGGAGACCGTGCAGATCGAACGGGTGGTTCGGCGGAGCGGTCTGCAGCCCGAGGAGGTGCGTGCCATCATGGCTGCCCAGGTATCCCGTAGCGAGCGGCTGGCGGCGGCGGACGACGTCATCGTCAACGCCGCCGATCCGGCCAGCCTGGAGGCGGAAGTGGATGTCCTGCACCGGCGTTACAGCCTTCTCGCTGCGGCTTGA